Part of the Benincasa hispida cultivar B227 chromosome 12, ASM972705v1, whole genome shotgun sequence genome is shown below.
TTACCGACTTCATAATATTAGACTACGAAGTTGAtaaggatgtacccatcattttgTGAAGACCTTTTTTATCCACAAGAAGGACTCAAATCAATGTATTCACAGGAGAGATCACCATGCAGGTAAATGACCAGAAAATGAAGTTTAACATTCTCAAAGCGATGAAATATCCTGATAAATCCAATGCATGCCATGCAATTGAGTTGGAAGAAGATTGGCCTTACAAGCTTGAATCTGAAACCAATAAGGCAATGGAAAAAGAGAAAGACGAGATGAACGCTCAGTAGCTTGAATCATGTTATGCGATAAAAGAAATTCAGAGGAATTTTGAGCCCCTGAGCTTAGAAAATTGAGAAAGCTAGATCAAGCCTTCACTCGAGCAATCTTCTATATTTGGAATTAAAAGCGCTCCCTGTTCATTTAAAGTATGTGTTTCTCAGTGAACATGACACTCTACCTGTCATTATCTCAAACACACcctctaaaaaaaacaaagatgcTCTTTTAAAGATTTTGAAGAAGTATATTACGGTGATAGGATGTACCCTAGTAGATATCAGGGGAATTAGCCCCTCCTATTGAATGCATAATCGAAAATGGAGGATAGATCTATTGAACATCAACACAGGCTCAATCTTTCGATAAAGAAAGTTGTAAAGAAAGAAATCATTAAGTGGTTGGGACGCAGGGGTTACCTTTCCCATTATAGATAGTAAATGGGTAAGCCTTATACAATGCCTTCCCAAAAAAGACGGTATCACTGTAGTCCCTAATCAAAACAATGAACTTATCCCTACATGCACGGTCATGGGATGGAGGATCTGTATGGACTATAAAAAGCTTAACATAGCAACAAAGGAAGACTACTTCCTCCTACCTTTTATACATCAG
Proteins encoded:
- the LOC120067632 gene encoding uncharacterized protein LOC120067632, encoding MRLGATINLISLSVFKQLGIGKLAPTTVIAIGRPFISAFGRKLEDALVKVDKFILLTDFIILDYEVDKDVNDQKMKFNILKAMKYPDKSNACHAIELEEDWPYKLESETNKAMEKEKDEMNAQ